The Candidatus Saccharibacteria bacterium oral taxon 955 DNA segment CACCATGAAAAATAAGTCCCAGCTAATACGCTTTGGTCTGATTGGCGTTATCAATACTGCGCTTGATTTTGGATTACTGTTTATACTCAAATCAGTCGGCCTAATGGCCACCACGGCAAATATATTTTCGACAAGTATCGCATTCGTGTTCAGCTTCTTTGCCAACAAAAAATACACCTTCAGGTCATCGGGGACAAACATTGTCCGCGAAATGATCCTTTTTGTAGCCGTGACCCTATTTGGACTATGGGTACTACAAACTGGAGTTATCTGGCTCGTACTGCCCCACCTCAGTAAACTTTTAAGATCATCTGAGATGGGGCTATTAGTCACTAAACTTATCGCGACTGCCGTATCGATGACTTGGAATTACATCCTTTACGACAAGTTAGTGTTTAAAAAATCCTAGCGCTTGTAGTCGTCCTGGAGGCGAACAATATCATCCTCATCTGACGGGTGTTCTGGGTCAGTATGCTGCCATATCTCTGCAACTAACGTAACGTTATTTGGTGCACCAACCAAACGGTGGCATTCCCCCGCCTCGAACTGCACAACATCACCCGCTTTTGCGAGAACTAGCTCACCAGGATTATCTGGATCTGTACTCTTGTAATATCCTCCATCATTGAGAAATACCCAGCGCTCGGCACGTCGGGAATGCACCTGCCAACTAAGTCGTTGCTCTGGCGTTACAAGCAGGATTTTTGGACTCAACTCTGCCTGAGGGTTTCCGAGCCTTGCCTGAACTGGATCTACACCCGGGAAAAACTCTTCCACAAAACGATCGCCGTCAGCGTAATCAAAGCGTACAAAACCACCCCACGGTCGGTTGACATCAACATCAGCAACCGTGTAGCCAGAGGCCTCCGCCGATTCAATAATTTCTTTCATTAGAACCTCTTTGTTTCGTTCCTCGGTTGATTTGAGTTGATCCATTCGCTGAGAAAATTCTGACATAGTCACTCCCTTCTTTTACTCTCCTTTTAGTATACCGTATACTAGAAATATGCATATTGCAATTGACGCTCGTATTATCAATTCTGGTACAGGCACTTATGTTGCTAAACTCTTGAAATATCTCCAGGAAATTGACCACGAAAACGACTATAGCGTATTGGTTCGTAAAAAAGACGAAAATTATTGGACACCAACTGCAAAAAACTTCACGGTC contains these protein-coding regions:
- a CDS encoding GtrA family protein; the encoded protein is MGVINTALDFGLLFILKSVGLMATTANIFSTSIAFVFSFFANKKYTFRSSGTNIVREMILFVAVTLFGLWVLQTGVIWLVLPHLSKLLRSSEMGLLVTKLIATAVSMTWNYILYDKLVFKKS
- a CDS encoding phosphoheptose isomerase; protein product: MSEFSQRMDQLKSTEERNKEVLMKEIIESAEASGYTVADVDVNRPWGGFVRFDYADGDRFVEEFFPGVDPVQARLGNPQAELSPKILLVTPEQRLSWQVHSRRAERWVFLNDGGYYKSTDPDNPGELVLAKAGDVVQFEAGECHRLVGAPNNVTLVAEIWQHTDPEHPSDEDDIVRLQDDYKR